The region tttaaacattaggCTAGATTTAGGCATTGAGAAGGTAAAGATGTCTTTTTAACTTCTCATATATACTTTAAAACAATAATGGTTacatttaggtgttgatttggtaaggatatcttttttaaatgtcacatttatattttaaaacactattggttaggttcaggtaaaatgtatgttttaaaaatatttattatctaaaattcaccttaaaaccacgtctgaatacgacaccattttacttgcttctGGTGCcaccagctggacatttcactgaaaactgcagccaaacgtaaTATACAGCATTTTTGAATTGTAAAACTGTTGTCATGTtgacgtaaatttcatgagaccaggctgcatatttaagcatatatatatatatatatatatatatatatatatatatatatatatatatatatatgcttaaatatgcaaaggaccttgtaaagatgctggaggaaacaggtagacaagtatctatatccacagtaaaacaagtcatatatcaacataacctgaaagcctgctcagcaaggaagaagccactgctccaaaactgccataaaaaagccagactacagtttgcaagtgcacatggggacaaagatattactttttagagaaaagtcctctggtctgatgaaacaaacattgaactgtttggccataatgaccatcattatttttggaggaaaaagggtgaggcttgcaagccgaagaacactattccaactgtgaagcatgggggtggcagcatcatgctctggggtgctttgctgctggagggactggtgttcttcacaaaatagatggcatcatgaggaaggaaaattatgtggatatattgaagcaacatctcaagacatcagccaggaagttaaaactcgtcacaaattggtcttccaaatggacagtgaccccaagcatacctcaaaagaTGTGGCAAAATagcataaggacaacaaagtcaaggtattagagtggccatctaaatccctgacctcagtccgatagaaaatttgtgggcagaactgaaaaagcgtgtgcaagcaaggaggcctaaaaacctgactcagttacaccagttctgtctggaggaatgggccaaaattccagctacCCAAactgtttgacccaagttaaacaatttaaaggcaatgctaccgaatactaacaaagtgtatgtaaacttctgacccactgggaatgtgatgaatcattctctctactattattctgacatttcacattcttaaaataaagtagtgatcctaactgacctaagacagaatGTTCTCTACAATTAaatttcaggaattgtgaaaaactgagtttaaatgtatttggctaagttgtatgtaaacttctgacttcaactgtatgcctACTAATGTTTGgggaggaaagaaaagaaaacaaatgttcACACTAACATTCTTTGGGTAGCAAGGTAAAGAAATATACTGGCTAAAAGATATACATATGTCAAACCTTTGTTTAACCTATGTTGTTgaaaactgaaataataatagaATTCTGTGGATGGGTAGTTGTAAAGAAATACTATCCAATAGGCTATCCAATAATTAGAATTACATTTTAGAGAAAAGAGAGTTTTCCATGTTCCCAAAATAGTTTGTGGATTGCATACTTGATACAAGGCCTAATATCAAGTATGAATGTGTCTTATCAcataacaaacacaaacaatggctttaaaataaataaataaataacatttccaCATCATAGATGAAGATGATCATTTAAAATGCCCGCGTTTTCATTACCAAATCATAGTCTGAGTGTCATTCTGTTACATGGAGGAAGCAAAGAGTTAACAGTCGTCAGATTCCTCCTCCTACGTAACACTGTTTAGCCTACATAAACAAACGTGAAATATTTCTTTCCATTCTTCTCCCGTCCCGTGATTGCGCCGGAGGTTTCGCGCATCTATACAGAGATGGACAAGAGTCGCAGGGACGCTTCAGACCAATTTTCCGAAATTATTGAGCTCAATGTCGGAGGGCAGGTTTACGTTACGCGGCACTCAACTTTGCTCTCCGTGCCAAATTCTCTACTTTGGACCATGTTCAGTCAGAAAAAACCCACGGAACTTACAACGGACAGCAAAGGACGCTTCTTTTTGGACAGGGACGGCTTTTTGTTCAgatatattttggattacttACGGGACCAGACTCTGGTTTTGCCTGATTACTTCAAAGAGAAGGCGAGCCTTCTCAAagaggcagaatatttccaactTAAAGACCTGGCGAGACGCTTGAGACCGGCGGTTAGTAAGGAGAACTCTATCAGCGAGGAGGTGTGTCAGAGCTACCCGGAGGAGACTGCACTCTCCGGCGCGCTCGCCGGTACCAGTATCACCTGCACTGGCCCTCGCTCGCCGTCTGTGGACGCGAGGAAAATCGGCTACATAACAATCGGTTACAGGGGGTCCTACACCATAGGACGAGACATCCAACAGGATGCCAAATTTCGGCGGGTGGCGAGGATCACAGTGTGCGGCAAAACGTCTCTGGCCAAAGAAGTTTTCGGGGAGACTCTAAACGAAAGCAGAGACCCCGACAGACCCCCTGAGAGATACACGTCTCGGTATTACCTTAAGTATAATTTCCTGGAGCAAGCCTTCGACAGGCTGGCTGAGTTGGGCTTCCACATGGTTGCTTGTAGCTCCACGGGCACCTGCGCGTACGCGAGTAATGACCCCAACGAGGACAAAATCTGGACGAGTTACACCGAGTATGTGTTTTGCAGGGATTGAAGTGGACTCTGTGACTCTTTTTAAAAGTGTAATGCCAGACGTTACGCACCACATTAATGTGTAGTTTTGTGCCACAATGCCAACATGTAAACTCAAGTTAGGGACCTTTTAAAGTTGGACAGACGTTTTGTGCATAGGTGTGTGTGAGTAATTATTTAATAACAATTATTCCTAGGATGCAAACGTCTTAACCAACCACCGATGGCAATGATCAGTGTTCAGCTAACAGGCTGGAAGCACAAACATACTGTCAGtgatattacattttgaaaagatTTAGGATAATAATTTgtgaaacaaatacatttttctaaaactCAAATTCGTATTACTTTTTGATATTTAAAGTTCCTTAAATTCTTTAATAGAATGGGATTCGTTTTATTTctcaaaaagaaaaacagagaaaaacataAGGTCagctttattaaatgtaatctcGGTAGCAATACCCTCAACAACAAAAGTCAGATAGCAACTTGTTCCATAATagctaaatactgtatatactctgCTTTTTACTGGATCTGTATACCTCATACTTCTTAGACAATGTCTGAAgataattcatgttttttttatgtgtttgcatTTCAATGTATCAAACCTTTAACTCTTCGCCATGATGTCTGTCAGCTTCACACACAGAATAAACTAATCATGAAAGATATACATGCTTCAATGGAGACTCTGAATGCAGTAGCTGTATCACATGATATTTTGCTGCGAAACAATTTATATGAGTGGCACACTGTATAATTAAGTTAACATATTGTTGGTATCAGATtatgtgacattttttaaatggaagcCTCCCACATGAAATTTACATGGACAAAGAAGCTGCGTAGTGTGAAAATATAGTGTGAGAGGTTAAGGCACACTTCCTCTAAACCACACTTGATGTTAcagatcatgtaaaaaaaaaaaaaaaaaatagcgcaAAGATCGCAAAAAACTTATTGGGTGAGGGCTCTGAAAAGAGATGTGAGTGTAGAAGAAACTCTGTCTGGCCTGAGGAAACAGATGGAGGACTTGGAGACAGAAAACAGGAACTAGGCCTGTCTTTGCCAGTAGTCCTGTGACTATGGCTGctgtacccacacacacacacacacacacacacacacacacacaaacttgtttttatatcattgtggggactctccatagacttccatgcattttatggattttatacagatctaacaataatttctatcccctaaccctacccctaaacctaactctcacagaaacttttttgtatttttacatttagtatgattactaagccatttccctcgtggggaccgctagctgggccccacaaggtaggtgatctcaggttttactatccttgtgcgAACATTTGGTCCCTACAATGTAATATAAACgtgtacccacacacacacacacacacacacactcacacatagaaaGGCTATTACTGAAAAAATCCTTTCACTTTATAATTTAAGATAGATAACATATAAATATGCAACCATCAAAGGTtttactcagtaactttttgctcatgccatcttggacttacagtgacacctagtggtgtggatgcagcacaagggcgtagccaggaaattacttttgggtgggcctcaataaaaatggatgggccaagttttcgcaccaattttttttaactacattttcCTTAACAATAGAGAAATGGCACATTCAaaaagttctttcacactttcagatatcagaatgtatgcattttttaactattttataaatatatatttgaagtcaaagaataatctctaatattctgtgtGGTCCTATGTCTAATTTGGGTGGATCAAGGCCTACCccagcccacccttggctacgccactgatgCAGCAtcttttcagttacagatgccattgtggGAATTCACTATTCAccatcagccatgattaatttaatccaagattgaaagtgtccaataacaacacagttactgagattaagcaagaagTATTCAGATGATCacgtgattctaaaatggcagcccccatgagggcgtccctcccccatgtagaataaaacagcttttataaggttactgatatgactagagtcctcatctcatgtgagtggtcatgattttttacatatgtttctaaattataattcatttctttaggagtaaaacatttttaatggggaaaaattactgagtgcacctttaaatatcatACAAAATAGAATACATaaccatgcatttatttatacaaCAGTGAGGTACAGTATTCTGTACTGTCTATTACTGACAATTCAAGACCACCTGGAGAGTGCCAATAGCATTGGGACTGGAACAAATTATCCTCCAGAGGAAGTTTTATCaagaggaagagagaaaacaGAATACCAGCAAAAAAAGACAGAACATAGAGGGCCTTCACAGTAGAAATGGCAGTAagataaagagagaaaaatgGAAAGTTAGACAGACAGAGAATCGTACATAAATTAGAGTAGGACTGCAATGTTACTTTTCCATTAAtgctaatatttaaataataatattaactgtACAATACAATGTTATAGCATTGTCACTTGTACAATACTGTCaatttttaatagaattaaaatgaaatttgtcCTGCTggcttgtcaaataaataaataaaaaagagcagCTATAGCCTATGGATTACTGTGCAGCAGTTgttaaattattttcacatgatgtATTTTACAATATTACATAATTAAGATCTCTATATAAATTAcacatgtatgtttgtatgtgtgaagAGACAAATTGTAACAAGCAATGTTGGGGTAACGTGTTAAAAGTAACGTGTGtttcgtaatcagattacttttttcgagtaacgagtaaagtaacgcaatgattttttttttagaccataatatcagagttacttttaaataaagtaacgcgttgcttttgtacacttcTTTCCTCATATTGCGAGAAAAAGGTGTGTAAACTTCGaggtggagacatagtgcatgataGGCATTGTCGTCCTAGAGAGTGTAAGACTTGCCTAACAGAGATGCGTagacaatgaagttgtagtatgtgtgcgcacgatgggtattgtagttctagagagtatgagccatgcttgTCAGCGATAGGCAGATCACAACAAGTCTTCAtttagcccaccctgagatttatgttttaaaaactgctaaatattgctggtaaaggaatgtaaatctgtacgcttcagtggaatccagttgtactcatcatttgcagtGGTAGATTTGTTGTTTGCTGGAGCTTATGTGAGCAGCCGTCATAAACTTTGCCTTTGTCATGACAATCAAACTGAGAGTTTCATAAGTGGTTAATGAAACTATATTTTTCGTGATTGATTCATGTGCACTGTATTTAAaattgtgtaaacacacattttcatgGTATAATATAGCAAAGGCATAAGCCGGGAGAAGTCTTCCCGTGGCCATGGTATGATTATAGTTACATACAACATGGAATGATCGCTGACTGTTTGTGCATCCGAActgctttgttttaaagctgtcATAACCACTGCcctaggatcagtttgcatccaAACTGCTCCGctttaaagcatttaacattcaactgtcggttgagtgaaacatgattgattcatgtgtaaatacacactgcattaaaaaaatcagtaaacctgtgtaggcagagggattataagactagccttccactggccacgacatgaaacacagggtgaaatacttgtTCAATTCGCGGAGTTATGCAGCCAAACTTCTCCGTGTTAGAACttcctgtaactgggagaatgggatgagaaaagctgactctggatcagtggctgcgagcaacattctacatcgtttgtgtacgcagagaaaacGTCTTAATTTCTAAAAAGATCCtacatttatgttttataataaaaaagtagtTTGATTTCATTCAAGCTTTATCAATATGCGTGTTTGAAGTTGTATGTGATCAACCACTGGCGCCTgtatgcaccgtggatcaactaaAAACAAGCAtacactgagatgacttaagtgaaaaaattttattttattatcagacacattccttgaacatgttaggctggcattccccacttaattttatcctgacttttgaaaaacatttcaagTGGTCTCTGGCATTGTCAAAAATTATACAAGGTATGCTTCCAAACTCATTTCCAGTTTTCAAATATTTGAGGATGTCTCTTATGGCTTGCAATAATTCAGGGGAaaagtctgtc is a window of Myxocyprinus asiaticus isolate MX2 ecotype Aquarium Trade chromosome 8, UBuf_Myxa_2, whole genome shotgun sequence DNA encoding:
- the kctd12.2 gene encoding BTB/POZ domain-containing protein KCTD12.2, with translation MDKSRRDASDQFSEIIELNVGGQVYVTRHSTLLSVPNSLLWTMFSQKKPTELTTDSKGRFFLDRDGFLFRYILDYLRDQTLVLPDYFKEKASLLKEAEYFQLKDLARRLRPAVSKENSISEEVCQSYPEETALSGALAGTSITCTGPRSPSVDARKIGYITIGYRGSYTIGRDIQQDAKFRRVARITVCGKTSLAKEVFGETLNESRDPDRPPERYTSRYYLKYNFLEQAFDRLAELGFHMVACSSTGTCAYASNDPNEDKIWTSYTEYVFCRD